The proteins below come from a single Thermodesulfobacteriota bacterium genomic window:
- a CDS encoding nucleotidyl transferase AbiEii/AbiGii toxin family protein yields the protein MFEKLLCQIGASLDRYSLPYMIIGGQAVLLHGEPRLTRDIDITLGVNTDCLGELLSVLQELQLKPIPNDIESFVTQTMVLPALDEATGIRVDFIFSFTPYETEAIKRAEKVTILDQKVNFASAEDLIIHKIFSGRPRDIEDVKTIILKNPKIDIQHIRVWLKEFDASSGEKEFLRTFEEVFKELEG from the coding sequence ATGTTTGAAAAACTCCTGTGCCAAATAGGTGCAAGCCTAGACAGATACAGTCTTCCCTATATGATTATCGGGGGACAGGCTGTATTGCTTCACGGAGAACCCCGCCTCACCAGAGATATAGATATTACTCTAGGTGTGAATACCGATTGTCTCGGTGAACTTCTTTCTGTTCTACAAGAACTCCAACTCAAACCTATCCCCAACGATATAGAATCATTTGTTACACAAACCATGGTTCTGCCCGCCTTAGATGAAGCTACCGGCATAAGGGTTGACTTTATCTTCTCATTTACTCCTTATGAAACAGAAGCAATAAAAAGAGCAGAAAAGGTAACGATACTGGACCAGAAAGTCAATTTTGCCTCTGCCGAAGATCTGATAATCCACAAAATCTTCTCAGGCAGACCTAGGGACATAGAGGATGTTAAGACAATTATTCTGAAAAACCCGAAGATCGATATTCAACACATACGAGTCTGGCTTAAGGAATTCGATGCATCTTCTGGCGAAAAGGAGTTTTTGAGGACATTTGAGGAGGTATTTAAAGAGTTAGAGGGTTGA
- the trpC gene encoding indole-3-glycerol phosphate synthase TrpC produces MKGIFLDEIINHKKKELFETKKKCSIDELKSRISKPPPVRDIKFALTSPSTPIKIIAEVKKASPSKGIIREDFDPVEIAKIYEANGASAISVLTEENFFYGSLDYLKKIREMTAIPLLGKDFIFDEYQVYQARTYGADAFLLIAAILNDSELKDLLKTGRELGMQALVEVHNLEELKRVLQTEAEIIGINNRDLKTFKTDIATTERLIKEISQDKIVVSESGINTAEDISRLRECGAHAFLIGESLMRERDIAKKLTELLSIQ; encoded by the coding sequence GTGAAAGGTATTTTTTTAGATGAGATTATCAACCATAAAAAGAAAGAACTTTTTGAGACAAAAAAGAAGTGTTCGATCGATGAGCTCAAAAGCCGGATAAGCAAGCCACCTCCTGTAAGAGACATCAAGTTTGCTCTGACATCGCCGTCAACCCCAATAAAGATTATTGCCGAGGTAAAGAAGGCATCGCCATCCAAAGGGATAATCAGGGAAGATTTTGATCCGGTTGAGATTGCAAAGATATATGAGGCCAATGGGGCATCGGCCATATCCGTACTTACCGAAGAGAACTTCTTTTATGGAAGCCTCGATTACCTCAAAAAAATAAGAGAGATGACTGCTATTCCTCTTCTGGGTAAGGATTTTATCTTTGATGAGTATCAGGTTTATCAGGCACGTACTTACGGTGCCGATGCCTTCTTATTGATTGCAGCGATATTGAACGATAGTGAGTTGAAGGATCTTTTAAAAACCGGAAGAGAGCTGGGCATGCAGGCTCTTGTGGAAGTCCACAACCTTGAAGAATTGAAGAGGGTTCTTCAAACAGAGGCTGAAATTATCGGCATAAACAACCGGGATCTGAAAACCTTCAAAACCGACATAGCAACAACAGAACGTCTCATCAAAGAAATCTCGCAGGATAAGATTGTGGTGAGTGAAAGCGGCATCAATACAGCCGAAGATATTTCAAGGTTAAGGGAGTGCGGGGCACATGCCTTTCTCATAGGCGAGAGTCTTATGAGGGAGAGGGATATAGCCAAAAAGCTCACCGAACTCCTGTCTATACAATAA
- the trpD gene encoding anthranilate phosphoribosyltransferase produces MITEAIGKVIEGNNLSESEMVGVMNQIMSGEATPAQIASFITALRMKGETIEEITGAARVMREKAIKINTNSPTVIDTCGTGGDGANTFNISTTSAFVAAGAGITVAKHGNRSVSSNCGSADVLKALGVNIEAGASIVERCLNENGIGFLFAPLLHGAMKYAIGPRREIGIRTVFNILGPLTNPAGASAQVIGIYSKELTEKLAAVLGNLGSQHAFVVHGEDGLDEISLSSKTKVSELKNGKVDTYWIKPEDFSIERCRAEDLLGGSPEENASITLGVLRGEKGPKRDIILLNAAAAIVAGGKAETFIEGVRVAEESIDSGSAMKKLEGLVKISNK; encoded by the coding sequence ATGATTACAGAGGCAATAGGAAAGGTGATCGAGGGGAATAACCTGTCCGAATCAGAGATGGTAGGAGTAATGAACCAGATAATGAGCGGAGAGGCAACCCCTGCCCAGATAGCCTCGTTCATTACTGCCCTGCGAATGAAGGGAGAAACCATAGAGGAGATTACCGGTGCAGCCAGGGTTATGCGTGAAAAGGCTATCAAGATAAACACAAACTCTCCCACGGTTATAGATACATGCGGAACCGGTGGAGATGGGGCCAATACCTTTAACATATCTACCACTTCAGCATTTGTAGCAGCAGGGGCTGGTATAACTGTAGCAAAACACGGGAACAGATCTGTATCAAGCAACTGTGGAAGCGCAGATGTCTTAAAGGCTTTGGGAGTAAACATCGAAGCAGGTGCAAGCATAGTAGAAAGATGCCTCAATGAAAATGGTATCGGCTTCCTCTTTGCTCCTCTGCTTCACGGAGCAATGAAATATGCAATCGGACCCCGGCGGGAGATTGGTATAAGAACTGTCTTCAATATATTGGGGCCATTGACCAACCCTGCAGGGGCTTCTGCCCAGGTGATAGGTATATATTCCAAAGAGCTGACAGAAAAATTGGCTGCTGTTTTGGGTAATCTGGGGAGCCAACATGCCTTTGTAGTCCATGGTGAGGATGGGCTGGACGAGATCAGTCTAAGTTCTAAGACAAAAGTCTCTGAGCTAAAGAACGGAAAGGTGGATACCTATTGGATAAAACCAGAGGATTTCAGTATTGAGCGATGCCGGGCTGAAGACCTGCTTGGAGGAAGCCCTGAAGAAAACGCCAGTATTACTCTGGGGGTTCTCAGGGGTGAAAAAGGACCGAAAAGGGATATAATTCTCCTCAATGCCGCCGCCGCTATTGTAGCCGGTGGAAAGGCAGAAACTTTTATCGAAGGTGTCAGGGTTGCAGAAGAGTCCATAGACAGCGGTTCTGCCATGAAGAAACTGGAAGGGCTTGTGAAAATTAGCAATAAATAG
- a CDS encoding aminodeoxychorismate/anthranilate synthase component II encodes MLLMIDNYDSFTYNLVQYLEELGEEVRVFRNDKISMEDIDSLKPRGLTISPGPGRPKEAGISLAAIRHFAGKIPILGVCLGHQSIGEAFGGRVIKAKNIMHGKTSLIHHDNEGVYKDLPNPFEATRYHSLVIDKATLPACLKVSAESEDGEIMGVRHKEYPIEGIQFHPESILTRVGKGLLKNFLKSISDLDSRP; translated from the coding sequence ATGCTTTTGATGATTGATAATTATGATTCTTTTACTTATAACCTGGTCCAGTACCTTGAAGAACTGGGTGAGGAAGTCAGGGTGTTTAGAAACGATAAGATAAGTATGGAAGATATTGACAGTCTGAAACCCCGGGGACTGACTATTTCACCTGGGCCTGGCAGACCCAAAGAAGCTGGCATCTCATTGGCTGCAATCAGACACTTCGCCGGCAAGATACCAATCCTTGGTGTATGCTTAGGGCATCAGTCGATTGGAGAGGCATTCGGCGGAAGGGTCATTAAAGCTAAAAACATAATGCATGGTAAGACCTCCCTTATACATCATGACAATGAAGGGGTCTATAAAGACCTGCCAAATCCCTTCGAGGCTACAAGATACCACTCATTGGTCATCGATAAAGCCACTCTTCCTGCCTGTCTCAAGGTAAGTGCAGAGAGTGAAGATGGCGAAATAATGGGAGTCAGGCACAAAGAATACCCCATAGAGGGGATTCAATTCCACCCGGAGTCTATCCTGACCAGGGTGGGAAAAGGCCTTTTGAAGAATTTTCTGAAGAGTATCAGTGATTTAGACAGTAGACCATAG
- the trpE gene encoding anthranilate synthase component I, with amino-acid sequence MYFPSFEEFSRKAKEGNLIPVYRDILADMETPVSAFQKINGGKYSFLLESVEGGEKWARYSFLGFNPSIIFRSKGNTVEIISGKNTEEWKNVKSPLDKLRDLMREYKPVTMDGLPRFFGGAVGYLSYDMVRFFEELPDNTTDDLNIYDSFFVITDTILIFDSLKQTMKVVSNVYLNDGCDLESVYREAARKIDSIVSKLKEPLSRESIPITRQPSLNITSNLSKEEFENIVAKAKEHIVAGDIIQVVLSQRFQTQADIDPMNIYRSLRIINPSPYMFYLKFDDLMVVGSSPEVMVRVENNRIALRPIAGTRPRGKTPEDDQALEKDLLQDPKEIAEHIMLVDLGRNDVGRVAKTATVNVNELMVIERYSHVMHIVSNVQGVLADDKDCFDVLKACFPAGTVSGAPKVRAMEIIEDLEPARRGPYAGAVGYFSFSANMDFCITIRTVIIKDRTIYIQVGAGIVADSEPDKEWSETVNKAKAMMKALEMAKDGLG; translated from the coding sequence ATGTACTTCCCCTCTTTTGAAGAGTTTTCCAGAAAAGCAAAAGAAGGTAACCTTATACCTGTATACAGAGATATCCTGGCAGATATGGAGACCCCGGTCTCTGCATTTCAAAAGATAAACGGCGGCAAATATTCATTCCTGCTGGAAAGCGTGGAGGGGGGTGAAAAATGGGCCAGATACAGTTTCCTTGGCTTCAACCCCTCTATAATCTTTAGAAGCAAAGGGAACACGGTAGAAATTATCAGTGGCAAAAATACAGAAGAGTGGAAAAATGTGAAATCCCCCCTCGATAAATTAAGGGATTTAATGAGGGAATATAAACCTGTAACGATGGACGGACTCCCCAGGTTTTTTGGCGGAGCGGTGGGCTATTTGAGTTATGACATGGTGAGATTCTTTGAAGAATTACCCGACAATACCACCGATGACCTTAACATATACGACAGCTTCTTTGTGATTACAGACACCATCCTGATATTTGACAGCCTGAAACAAACCATGAAAGTTGTGTCCAATGTTTACTTAAACGATGGGTGTGACCTGGAGAGCGTATACAGAGAGGCTGCAAGAAAGATAGATTCCATAGTCTCAAAGTTAAAAGAACCTCTGAGCAGAGAATCAATACCGATTACCCGTCAACCAAGCCTCAATATCACATCGAATCTTTCAAAAGAGGAGTTTGAAAATATAGTAGCAAAAGCAAAAGAGCATATCGTGGCAGGGGATATTATACAGGTAGTCCTTTCACAGCGATTCCAGACACAGGCTGATATAGACCCCATGAACATCTATCGGAGTTTAAGGATTATAAATCCCTCACCCTATATGTTCTACTTAAAGTTCGATGACTTGATGGTAGTAGGATCATCCCCGGAGGTTATGGTTAGGGTTGAAAACAATCGCATTGCCCTTAGACCTATTGCTGGCACGCGCCCAAGGGGTAAAACCCCTGAAGATGACCAGGCACTGGAGAAGGATTTGCTTCAGGACCCTAAGGAGATTGCAGAACATATAATGCTGGTAGACCTTGGGCGAAATGATGTGGGTAGAGTAGCAAAAACAGCAACAGTCAACGTCAACGAACTTATGGTAATAGAAAGATACTCCCATGTAATGCATATAGTCTCAAATGTCCAGGGAGTTCTTGCTGACGATAAGGATTGTTTTGATGTTCTTAAGGCATGTTTCCCCGCAGGAACGGTTTCCGGTGCTCCTAAAGTGAGGGCGATGGAGATAATCGAAGATTTGGAACCTGCCAGGAGAGGCCCTTATGCCGGTGCCGTAGGGTACTTTAGCTTTTCCGCCAATATGGATTTTTGTATTACAATTAGGACAGTGATAATAAAGGATCGCACTATATATATTCAGGTAGGCGCCGGTATCGTTGCTGATTCAGAACCAGATAAAGAGTGGTCGGAAACAGTAAATAAGGCTAAGGCTATGATGAAAGCCCTTGAGATGGCTAAAGATGGATTGGGTTAA
- a CDS encoding TrpB-like pyridoxal phosphate-dependent enzyme: MKETKILLSEKELPQKWYNVQADLPKPLMPPLNPGTGQPVGPQDLAPIFPMGLIEQEVSQERWIEIPDEILDIYKLWRPTPLHRAKRLEKALGTPARIYYKNESVSPPGSHKPNTAVAQAYYNKKEGVRRIATETGAGQWGSALAFACKLFDIECTVYMVKVSYEQKPYRRSLMHAWGATVHPSPTKLTNAGRTILEKDPNTLGSLGIAISEAIEDAATHDDTKYSLGSVLNHVLLHQTIIGLEVKEQLKLAGESPDILIGCVGGGSNFAGFCFPFVKDKLDGKDMRIIAVEPTSCPTLTKGPYRYDFGDTAQMTPLLMMYTLGHTFVPPGIHAGGLRYHGDAPLLCLLVNQGVIEARAYHQNPVFEAAMRFAQTEGIIPAPETAHAIKGAVDEALRCKETGEEKCIVIAFSGHGHFDLAAYDAYIAGKLEDFEYPEEMIKEALKNLPNI; this comes from the coding sequence ATGAAAGAAACTAAGATATTGTTGAGTGAAAAAGAGTTGCCTCAGAAGTGGTATAACGTCCAGGCGGATCTGCCCAAACCGCTTATGCCGCCATTAAATCCAGGAACAGGTCAACCAGTAGGTCCTCAGGACCTGGCTCCAATATTTCCTATGGGGCTTATTGAACAAGAGGTAAGCCAGGAACGCTGGATAGAGATACCGGATGAAATCCTGGATATTTACAAATTGTGGAGGCCAACTCCTTTGCATAGAGCAAAGAGACTGGAAAAGGCATTAGGAACCCCTGCCAGAATATACTATAAGAACGAGAGTGTTAGCCCTCCGGGAAGCCATAAGCCAAATACTGCTGTTGCCCAGGCATATTACAACAAGAAAGAAGGAGTGAGAAGGATTGCTACGGAGACAGGGGCAGGACAGTGGGGAAGCGCTCTGGCTTTTGCCTGTAAGCTCTTTGATATAGAATGCACCGTCTATATGGTAAAGGTGAGCTATGAGCAAAAACCTTACCGAAGGTCTTTGATGCACGCATGGGGGGCAACAGTACATCCATCTCCGACTAAACTGACCAATGCCGGGAGGACCATTCTAGAAAAAGACCCAAATACGTTAGGAAGTCTTGGGATAGCCATTTCAGAAGCAATAGAGGATGCAGCTACCCACGATGATACCAAATATTCTCTGGGGAGCGTGTTAAATCATGTTTTATTACATCAAACCATTATTGGTTTAGAGGTAAAAGAACAGCTGAAATTAGCAGGGGAATCCCCGGATATTCTGATCGGTTGTGTTGGCGGAGGGAGCAACTTTGCAGGGTTCTGTTTCCCATTTGTCAAAGATAAGCTGGACGGTAAAGATATGAGGATAATTGCGGTAGAACCTACCTCATGTCCTACATTGACCAAGGGACCTTACCGCTATGATTTTGGTGACACTGCCCAGATGACACCACTATTAATGATGTACACCTTAGGACATACCTTTGTTCCGCCAGGCATCCATGCCGGAGGATTGAGGTATCACGGTGATGCTCCTCTTCTCTGTCTTTTGGTAAATCAAGGGGTTATTGAAGCAAGGGCATATCATCAAAATCCCGTCTTTGAAGCAGCGATGCGATTTGCCCAAACCGAAGGAATTATTCCTGCTCCTGAAACAGCCCATGCAATAAAGGGCGCTGTTGACGAAGCTTTGAGATGTAAAGAGACAGGAGAGGAAAAGTGTATTGTTATTGCCTTCAGTGGCCATGGACACTTTGACCTGGCAGCTTACGATGCCTACATTGCAGGTAAACTCGAAGATTTTGAGTATCCTGAGGAGATGATAAAAGAGGCATTGAAGAATCTGCCGAATATTTAA
- a CDS encoding Zn-ribbon domain-containing OB-fold protein, giving the protein MAENLPAPPSPFHWRLQPETYRLIGSKCADCGHITYPRRKICPICGSFNNNEHKLNRRGTVHTYCINYVLPPQIEPPAALAIVDLDGGGRYQGLITDVKSPEDVKIGAKVELVFRKILSDRGVDLYGYKFRLMEEG; this is encoded by the coding sequence ATGGCAGAAAACTTACCAGCGCCGCCGTCGCCGTTTCATTGGAGATTACAGCCGGAAACCTATCGTCTGATAGGTTCGAAATGTGCTGACTGTGGTCACATTACCTATCCACGGAGAAAGATCTGTCCGATCTGTGGGAGCTTTAACAACAATGAGCATAAACTGAATAGAAGGGGGACTGTGCACACATACTGCATAAACTATGTCTTGCCTCCCCAGATTGAACCACCGGCAGCCCTTGCCATAGTCGATCTCGACGGTGGTGGAAGGTATCAGGGTTTGATTACCGATGTGAAAAGTCCGGAAGATGTCAAAATAGGAGCGAAGGTTGAACTGGTTTTCAGGAAGATACTAAGTGACAGGGGAGTGGATCTGTATGGATATAAATTTAGATTAATGGAGGAGGGTTAA
- a CDS encoding thiolase family protein produces the protein MSIRGKVAIVGAGMIPFGEWYDKSLETMAQEAFIDCIKSVDKGIDPKEIKAAWLANSGISQFGATAFSGSWLSSQIGNAEIPITRVENGCPTGSDAVRHGAIGVASGLYDVVLVLGTEKMREKPGSESLIAIGSAGFGGSPAWTWGSTAPAMQAVYAVRQMHEFGCTMEQFARVAVKNHHNGSLDPLAHYRYEVTIEDVLKSPMVCWPLHLLDCCPQTDGAAAVVLCRSDIATRYTDKPVYILGTHVGMDHSFYWDKHNFTEMLATVRAARGAFEMAGIKPGDVDFAEVHDCFTNTELMNIEDIGFCRKGEAGKLMMEGYFDLNGELPVQTAGGLKAHGHPVGATGISQVCECYWQLREEVGERQVKLRNGIGLQHNVGGTGFGVSCINILSRTP, from the coding sequence ATGAGCATCAGGGGAAAGGTTGCTATCGTAGGTGCCGGGATGATCCCGTTCGGGGAGTGGTATGATAAGAGCCTGGAAACCATGGCTCAGGAGGCATTTATTGATTGTATAAAGAGTGTAGATAAGGGAATCGATCCAAAAGAGATTAAAGCAGCCTGGCTGGCAAATTCTGGTATATCGCAATTTGGGGCTACTGCTTTTAGCGGTTCATGGCTCTCTTCTCAGATAGGTAATGCAGAGATACCGATTACCAGGGTTGAAAATGGTTGTCCGACAGGTTCCGATGCGGTGAGGCACGGAGCAATCGGGGTTGCTTCGGGTCTTTACGATGTTGTCCTGGTACTTGGGACAGAGAAGATGAGGGAGAAACCTGGTTCAGAGTCACTCATTGCAATCGGGTCCGCCGGCTTTGGGGGAAGCCCTGCATGGACATGGGGATCAACCGCTCCGGCGATGCAGGCTGTCTATGCTGTGAGGCAGATGCACGAGTTTGGGTGTACTATGGAGCAGTTTGCACGGGTTGCCGTGAAGAACCACCACAATGGGTCGTTAGATCCCCTTGCTCATTACAGATATGAGGTTACCATAGAGGACGTATTGAAGAGTCCCATGGTTTGCTGGCCCCTGCATCTTCTGGACTGTTGTCCCCAGACGGATGGTGCGGCTGCGGTTGTTCTCTGCCGTTCTGATATTGCTACAAGATATACCGATAAACCGGTCTATATCCTCGGTACACATGTGGGTATGGATCATTCCTTTTACTGGGACAAACACAATTTCACAGAGATGTTGGCTACGGTGAGAGCTGCCAGGGGGGCATTTGAAATGGCAGGGATAAAACCTGGGGATGTGGACTTCGCAGAGGTTCACGATTGTTTTACCAATACAGAGCTTATGAATATTGAAGACATAGGTTTTTGCAGGAAGGGTGAGGCTGGAAAATTAATGATGGAGGGATATTTTGATCTGAATGGGGAACTTCCCGTTCAGACTGCCGGTGGATTGAAGGCACACGGGCATCCGGTAGGGGCAACGGGCATTTCACAGGTATGTGAGTGTTACTGGCAGCTCCGGGAGGAAGTTGGAGAGAGGCAGGTAAAATTGAGAAACGGTATTGGTCTGCAACATAACGTCGGCGGTACGGGATTTGGTGTTTCTTGCATCAATATCCTGTCACGAACACCGTAA
- a CDS encoding hydroxymethylglutaryl-CoA synthase codes for MVGILGYGVYIPRYRLKKEEPVKVWGGGEKGEKSVCGTDEDVVTMAVEAADKAIKHSGIQPSEIGSIHIGTSSSPYIEKYLSTIIAEIFELDTKASMVDYSGSLNAGAAALLGCMDAINAKRIGYGLVIGAENRAAAPGSEGEVSFGAGAVALVVGKDGAICCIEDVNSYFTVITDRWRAVSDSHVSDYFDNRFGREQGYEKHTLEAASGLLKKLGKKSGDYSYMIFQQPDPKLPASVAKKLGATKEQTALGMIYPFFGDLGSCSIFAGLAAVLGKAKARERILLVSYGSGISSAISILVDGEIERKRDKAFPIEQYVEKKEYIDYATYLKMTQAIKRASY; via the coding sequence ATGGTTGGTATTTTAGGATATGGTGTGTATATTCCCAGATATAGGCTCAAAAAGGAGGAACCGGTCAAGGTATGGGGTGGAGGAGAGAAAGGGGAAAAATCAGTATGCGGAACGGATGAAGACGTTGTAACTATGGCCGTCGAGGCGGCAGATAAGGCCATCAAACATAGCGGAATCCAGCCGTCAGAGATAGGTTCCATACACATAGGAACCAGTTCTTCTCCGTATATAGAGAAGTACCTCTCCACAATCATTGCGGAAATATTCGAATTGGACACCAAGGCGTCGATGGTTGACTATTCCGGTTCTCTCAATGCGGGTGCAGCAGCGTTGCTGGGTTGTATGGACGCAATAAATGCAAAGAGAATCGGTTACGGGCTGGTAATTGGAGCGGAAAATAGGGCAGCAGCCCCGGGTTCAGAAGGGGAAGTGAGTTTTGGTGCGGGTGCAGTGGCGCTCGTGGTCGGCAAAGATGGAGCTATATGCTGCATTGAAGACGTAAATAGTTACTTCACGGTGATTACAGACAGATGGCGCGCTGTATCTGATTCACATGTGTCGGATTATTTTGATAACAGGTTTGGCAGGGAACAGGGATACGAAAAACATACACTGGAGGCAGCTAGCGGACTTCTTAAGAAGTTGGGCAAGAAGAGCGGTGACTACAGTTATATGATTTTCCAGCAACCCGACCCGAAATTACCGGCATCAGTGGCGAAAAAATTGGGGGCAACAAAGGAACAGACAGCCTTAGGCATGATTTATCCATTCTTTGGCGATTTAGGTTCATGCTCAATCTTTGCTGGTCTGGCTGCAGTACTGGGAAAAGCGAAGGCACGAGAGCGCATACTGCTGGTCTCTTACGGTTCTGGTATCAGCAGTGCCATTAGTATTCTCGTTGATGGTGAAATAGAGAGGAAGAGGGATAAAGCCTTTCCCATAGAACAGTACGTAGAAAAGAAGGAGTATATTGACTACGCCACATACCTGAAGATGACACAGGCGATAAAGAGGGCTTCTTATTGA
- a CDS encoding ABC transporter substrate-binding protein: protein MMKVIFKLLSSICVAIICLLALTRTEGYAGETRGVTDDTLKIGVILDQTGPAANVTVPMTDAIKRVFRYADEQGGIHGRKVKVIVEDDRYAVPMAIAAFKKLLYRDNILALIGPSSSTATLSLLRHMEKEKLPTMPIPPQERCVLPLKRYVFGVYEIYQNTMRTLVDYMVKNLDTTAPRIALVYPDNETGKLDLDPAIERLKFHKLTPVTKEILNPGSLDATSQVMSIKREKVNNIILCGFIPQPAGLLLRELKKFGMNVPVFANVAAASEEVIHMAAVGAEKYYVISIWASWYDEGEGIALMRKVTLKYAPGTEKPYRGKIHTGAWIWATVLKEGLLRAGRDIDGERLVTALETLKDFDMKGLCGPINFNSTNHKGMSSGQISKADPASGKFIPVTGWIKTD, encoded by the coding sequence ATGATGAAGGTAATTTTCAAATTGCTTTCCAGCATCTGTGTAGCAATTATATGTTTATTGGCATTGACCAGAACAGAGGGATATGCTGGGGAAACAAGAGGTGTAACCGATGATACATTAAAGATCGGGGTAATTTTGGATCAAACCGGCCCCGCTGCAAATGTCACCGTGCCCATGACAGACGCTATAAAAAGGGTTTTCAGATATGCCGATGAACAGGGTGGAATTCATGGCAGGAAGGTAAAGGTTATAGTTGAAGACGACAGGTATGCAGTCCCCATGGCAATAGCTGCCTTCAAAAAACTGCTTTACAGGGATAATATATTAGCATTAATTGGTCCAAGTTCATCGACAGCAACCTTGAGTCTCCTTCGACATATGGAAAAAGAGAAGCTCCCCACTATGCCGATACCGCCTCAGGAGCGATGCGTCTTGCCTCTAAAAAGATACGTCTTTGGTGTCTATGAAATCTATCAAAACACGATGAGGACGCTCGTCGATTACATGGTAAAAAACCTTGACACTACAGCCCCCAGGATAGCTTTAGTCTATCCTGATAATGAGACAGGGAAACTGGACCTCGATCCTGCAATTGAGAGACTGAAATTCCATAAACTGACTCCCGTAACAAAAGAGATATTAAACCCTGGTTCTCTTGATGCCACATCCCAGGTAATGAGTATAAAAAGAGAAAAAGTAAACAATATTATATTGTGTGGCTTTATCCCCCAACCTGCCGGTTTATTGCTCCGGGAATTGAAAAAGTTCGGCATGAACGTGCCTGTCTTTGCGAATGTGGCAGCAGCATCTGAGGAGGTCATACATATGGCTGCCGTGGGAGCAGAAAAATACTATGTAATATCTATCTGGGCATCGTGGTATGATGAGGGTGAGGGTATAGCCCTTATGAGGAAGGTAACACTCAAATATGCGCCTGGTACAGAAAAACCATATCGGGGAAAAATCCACACAGGCGCCTGGATATGGGCAACAGTCTTGAAAGAGGGGCTTTTAAGGGCAGGCAGAGATATAGATGGAGAGCGGTTGGTAACGGCTCTTGAGACACTGAAAGATTTTGATATGAAGGGGCTCTGTGGTCCTATAAATTTTAATTCTACCAATCATAAAGGAATGAGTTCAGGGCAAATCTCTAAGGCTGACCCGGCAAGCGGGAAGTTCATCCCTGTAACTGGATGGATAAAAACCGACTAA